In Pseudomonas sp. GCEP-101, one DNA window encodes the following:
- a CDS encoding TMEM165/GDT1 family protein, giving the protein MESLFVPTLIVALAEIGDKTQLLALVLAARFRKPWPIIAGIIAATLANHFAAGAVGSWVASFFSESTLSWVLAVSFLAVAGWTLIPDKLDDDEEGSLKKFGPFLTTLIAFFLAEMGDKTQVATVMLAAQYPHFWLVVIGTTLGMLIANVPVVLAGNFAAERLPLNLIRRLAAAAFAVLGLAAVYHALKLSGVL; this is encoded by the coding sequence ATGGAATCCCTCTTCGTCCCTACCCTGATCGTTGCCCTGGCGGAAATTGGCGACAAGACGCAATTGCTCGCGCTCGTCCTCGCCGCGCGGTTCCGCAAGCCCTGGCCGATCATCGCCGGGATCATCGCCGCCACCCTGGCCAACCACTTCGCCGCCGGCGCCGTTGGCAGCTGGGTCGCCTCGTTCTTCTCGGAAAGCACCCTGAGCTGGGTACTGGCCGTGTCGTTCCTCGCCGTGGCCGGCTGGACCCTGATTCCGGACAAGCTCGATGACGACGAAGAAGGTTCGCTGAAGAAATTCGGCCCGTTCCTCACCACCCTGATCGCCTTCTTCCTCGCCGAAATGGGCGACAAGACCCAGGTCGCCACGGTGATGCTGGCGGCGCAGTACCCGCACTTCTGGCTGGTGGTGATCGGCACCACCCTGGGCATGCTGATCGCCAACGTACCGGTGGTACTGGCCGGCAACTTCGCCGCCGAACGCCTGCCGCTGAACCTGATCCGCCGCCTGGCCGCCGCTGCCTTCGCCGTCCTCGGCCTGGCCGCCGTCTACCACGCGCTGAAGCTCTCCGGGGTGCTCTGA
- a CDS encoding ketosteroid isomerase-related protein gives MPEKDLKKIARQHIDLAWNKGHLALVEQLHSPDFIYKSAFTAQPLDNAGYRALVEEIRSGMEDLEVAVEECIREGQKVFTWSTLMGSIARPVLGYPVSDRIVSISAMGFWVFNSQNQVQELCTLFDMESFRAQMGLPNRSFAEKALP, from the coding sequence ATGCCGGAAAAAGACCTGAAGAAGATTGCCCGCCAGCACATCGACCTGGCCTGGAACAAGGGACACCTGGCGCTGGTGGAGCAGTTGCACAGCCCGGACTTCATCTACAAGAGCGCCTTCACCGCCCAGCCGCTGGACAACGCCGGCTACCGCGCGCTGGTGGAGGAGATCCGCAGTGGCATGGAAGACCTGGAGGTGGCGGTGGAGGAATGCATCCGCGAGGGCCAGAAGGTCTTCACCTGGAGCACCCTGATGGGCAGCATCGCCCGCCCGGTGCTGGGGTATCCGGTCAGCGACCGTATCGTCAGCATCTCGGCCATGGGCTTCTGGGTGTTCAACAGCCAGAACCAGGTACAGGAGCTGTGCACGCTGTTCGACATGGAAAGCTTCCGCGCACAGATGGGTTTGCCCAACCGCTCGTTCGCCGAAAAGGCGCTGCCCTGA
- a CDS encoding NAD-dependent epimerase/dehydratase family protein, translated as MKIAVLGATGLLGHHAARAIKAAGHQLVLIHRPSSQIQRLAYLEPECRVAELFDHQGMARALSGLDAVIFSAGYYPVRPRRWQEEVASALDLTNHFYAACLQAKVPRILYVGSAFAMPLHPQGLPGHEGLFYEGLPTGKSAYVMCKWALDEQAREQARGGLPVVIGIPGMVLGELDIGPTTGRLITAIGRDEMLHYVPGRRNVIDASEAGRGLLMALERGRVGERYLLTGHNIEMAALTATIAKLLGKPAPTPMPLHRARALATLGRWRYRLTGKMPLLDDTAIEVMAGGQFLDGRKAREELGFESHVPLEDTLERAISWFQANDYL; from the coding sequence GTGAAAATCGCTGTACTCGGAGCCACCGGGCTCCTGGGCCACCATGCCGCCCGCGCGATCAAGGCGGCCGGCCACCAGTTGGTGCTGATCCATCGACCCTCGTCGCAGATCCAGCGCCTGGCCTATCTCGAGCCGGAGTGCCGGGTTGCCGAACTCTTCGATCACCAGGGGATGGCCCGCGCGCTGAGCGGGTTGGACGCGGTGATCTTCAGCGCCGGGTATTACCCGGTGCGCCCCCGTCGCTGGCAGGAGGAGGTCGCCAGCGCGCTGGACCTGACCAATCACTTCTACGCCGCCTGCCTGCAGGCGAAGGTGCCGCGCATCCTCTATGTCGGCTCCGCCTTCGCCATGCCCTTGCACCCGCAGGGGCTGCCCGGGCACGAGGGGCTGTTCTACGAAGGGCTGCCCACCGGCAAGAGCGCCTACGTGATGTGCAAGTGGGCGCTGGATGAACAGGCCCGCGAGCAGGCTCGCGGCGGATTGCCGGTGGTCATCGGGATTCCCGGCATGGTGCTGGGCGAGCTGGACATCGGCCCGACCACCGGCCGCCTGATCACCGCCATCGGCCGCGACGAGATGCTTCATTACGTGCCGGGCCGGCGCAACGTCATCGACGCCTCCGAGGCCGGGCGGGGTCTGCTCATGGCGCTTGAGCGCGGACGGGTGGGCGAGCGCTACCTGCTCACCGGGCACAACATCGAGATGGCCGCGCTGACCGCCACCATCGCCAAGTTGCTGGGCAAGCCGGCGCCGACCCCGATGCCGCTGCACCGTGCCCGTGCGCTGGCCACGCTTGGTCGCTGGCGCTACCGCCTGACCGGCAAGATGCCGCTGCTGGACGACACGGCGATCGAAGTCATGGCCGGCGGGCAGTTCCTCGATGGCCGCAAGGCGCGCGAGGAACTGGGCTTCGAATCCCATGTGCCGCTGGAGGACACGCTGGAGCGGGCGATTTCCTGGTTCCAGGCCAACGATTACCTCTGA
- a CDS encoding M48 family metallopeptidase: MPRVFRVAGLAAALLLTACQQVNTTSGGVVGVDRKQNMFSMLSSAQVDQMYAQSYQQTLGEASKAGKLDASSSDAKRVKAIAARLIPQTGAFRSDAPSWQWEVNVIKSDELNANCGPGGKIIVYTGLIDQLKLTDDELAAVMGHEIAHALREHGREAMSRAYAEQMGLGIGGALLGLGQNSVDLAHQVVEYSLTLPNSRQNENEADLIGLELAARAGYNPNAAMTLWQKMGQASNGEAPPEILSTHPADSTRMANLQAAIPKVMPLYEQAKAR; the protein is encoded by the coding sequence ATGCCCAGAGTATTTCGTGTCGCAGGCCTGGCCGCAGCCCTGCTCCTCACCGCTTGCCAGCAGGTGAACACCACCAGCGGCGGGGTCGTCGGCGTCGATCGCAAGCAGAACATGTTCAGCATGCTGTCCAGTGCGCAGGTCGACCAGATGTATGCGCAGTCCTACCAGCAGACGCTCGGCGAGGCCTCCAAGGCCGGCAAGCTGGATGCCAGCAGCAGCGACGCCAAGCGCGTGAAGGCCATCGCCGCGCGGTTGATTCCGCAGACCGGCGCCTTCCGCTCCGACGCGCCGTCCTGGCAGTGGGAAGTCAACGTGATCAAGAGCGACGAGCTCAACGCCAACTGCGGTCCGGGCGGCAAGATCATCGTCTACACCGGGCTGATCGATCAGCTCAAACTCACCGACGACGAGCTGGCCGCCGTGATGGGCCACGAGATCGCCCACGCCTTGCGTGAGCACGGCCGCGAGGCCATGTCCCGCGCCTATGCGGAGCAGATGGGCCTGGGCATCGGTGGCGCCTTGCTGGGGCTGGGGCAGAACAGCGTGGACCTCGCCCACCAGGTGGTCGAGTACAGCCTGACGTTGCCCAACAGCCGGCAGAACGAGAACGAAGCCGACCTGATCGGCCTGGAATTGGCGGCGCGAGCCGGCTATAACCCCAACGCCGCGATGACCCTCTGGCAGAAGATGGGCCAGGCATCGAACGGCGAGGCGCCGCCGGAAATCCTCAGCACGCACCCGGCGGACAGCACGCGGATGGCCAACCTGCAGGCCGCCATCCCGAAGGTCATGCCGCTCTACGAGCAGGCCAAGGCCCGCTGA
- a CDS encoding methyl-accepting chemotaxis protein encodes MKFKSIQFSVVALAGASVLAVVAALVLYALFAGSRTQALVQERTQALLEQVINERLVALARGQVSQIQRELEYPLTIARELASTNALLDETDANGQPLLGIGRAGMSNLLRQTVAQNPKLLDAFAGWEPNAFAGNDSQYAGLPGYDASGRFMPWWYRKDGSLTVEAMGDTLESQKMQPTGVREGEYYLCPKEKHQPCIIDPAPYEMGGKMVLMSSFNAPIMVKGQFKGTVGVDLSLDFIQDLLKAADSQLYDGAGEMALISTNGRLVAYTKDPAKLGEPASSVLDANEVANLTKLTLDQPLTSVDKEHGHIELFLPFTIADSGARWTLMLQLPQGAVLGDLNRLQSDLKAQRDSDTLGMTLVGLIIAAIGLAVIWLVGHGIARPLRQLVGMLDDIAQGEGDLTRRLSSDRADELGSIAKGFNTFLGKLQGMIGQVVTSVQHVSDSSEHTADIAIRTNQGVQKQLAEIELVATAVHEMTATAQDVARNATHAAEAANHADQAAHHGKRIVESSSEAIQALASEIGRAVGVVQSLARDSENINAILVAIRGIAEQTNLLALNAAIEAARAGEQGRGFAVVADEVRNLAQKTQQATEEIQSMIQQLQNGTREVVQVMQQSQDKTEDSVRHAGEAAQALESITQAVSVINDMNTQIASAAEEQSAVAEDINRNVSNIGMVANQVAGGADEASQASAELTKLAEQQRRLVNQFKV; translated from the coding sequence ATGAAATTCAAGTCGATCCAGTTTTCCGTGGTGGCGCTGGCCGGTGCCAGCGTTCTGGCAGTGGTCGCGGCGCTGGTGCTGTATGCGCTGTTCGCCGGCTCGCGGACCCAGGCGCTGGTGCAGGAACGCACCCAGGCGCTGCTCGAGCAGGTGATCAATGAGCGCCTGGTGGCGCTGGCACGCGGCCAGGTCAGCCAGATCCAGCGGGAGCTGGAATACCCCCTCACCATCGCCCGCGAGCTGGCCAGCACCAACGCCCTGCTGGATGAAACCGACGCCAACGGCCAGCCGCTGCTGGGCATAGGCCGCGCCGGCATGTCCAACCTGCTGCGCCAGACCGTGGCGCAGAACCCCAAGCTGCTCGACGCCTTCGCCGGCTGGGAACCCAACGCCTTCGCCGGCAACGACAGCCAGTACGCCGGCCTGCCCGGCTATGACGCCAGCGGCCGCTTCATGCCCTGGTGGTACCGCAAGGACGGCAGCCTGACCGTGGAAGCCATGGGCGACACCCTGGAAAGCCAGAAGATGCAGCCCACCGGCGTGCGCGAGGGCGAGTACTACCTGTGCCCGAAAGAGAAGCACCAGCCCTGCATCATCGACCCGGCGCCCTACGAGATGGGCGGCAAGATGGTGCTGATGTCCTCGTTCAACGCGCCGATCATGGTCAAGGGCCAGTTCAAGGGCACCGTCGGCGTGGACCTGTCGCTGGATTTCATCCAGGACCTGCTCAAGGCCGCCGACAGCCAGCTGTATGACGGCGCCGGCGAGATGGCGCTGATCTCCACCAACGGCCGCCTGGTCGCCTACACCAAGGACCCGGCCAAGCTCGGCGAGCCGGCCAGCAGTGTGCTGGACGCCAACGAAGTGGCCAACCTGACCAAGCTCACCCTCGACCAGCCGCTGACCTCGGTGGACAAGGAACACGGCCACATCGAGCTGTTCCTGCCCTTCACCATCGCCGACTCCGGCGCGCGCTGGACGCTGATGCTGCAACTGCCCCAAGGCGCCGTGCTGGGCGACCTGAACCGGTTGCAGAGCGACCTCAAGGCCCAGCGCGACAGCGACACCCTGGGCATGACCCTGGTCGGCCTGATCATCGCCGCCATCGGCCTGGCCGTCATCTGGCTGGTCGGCCACGGCATCGCCCGTCCGCTGCGCCAACTGGTGGGCATGCTCGACGACATCGCCCAGGGCGAAGGCGACCTCACCCGCCGCCTGAGCAGCGACCGCGCCGACGAACTGGGCTCCATCGCCAAAGGTTTCAACACCTTCCTCGGCAAGCTGCAGGGCATGATCGGCCAGGTGGTGACCTCGGTGCAGCACGTCAGCGATTCCTCCGAGCACACCGCCGACATCGCCATCCGCACCAACCAGGGCGTGCAGAAGCAACTGGCGGAAATCGAGCTGGTGGCCACCGCCGTCCACGAGATGACCGCCACCGCCCAGGACGTCGCGCGCAACGCCACCCACGCGGCCGAAGCGGCCAACCACGCCGACCAGGCTGCGCACCACGGCAAGCGCATCGTCGAGAGCAGCTCCGAGGCGATCCAGGCGCTGGCCAGCGAGATCGGCCGCGCCGTGGGCGTGGTCCAGTCGCTGGCCCGCGACAGCGAGAACATCAACGCAATCCTGGTGGCCATCCGCGGCATCGCCGAGCAGACCAACCTGCTGGCGCTCAACGCCGCCATCGAGGCGGCCCGTGCTGGCGAGCAGGGCCGCGGCTTCGCGGTGGTCGCCGACGAGGTGCGCAACCTGGCGCAGAAGACCCAGCAGGCCACCGAGGAAATCCAGTCGATGATCCAGCAGCTGCAGAACGGCACCCGCGAAGTGGTGCAGGTGATGCAGCAGAGCCAGGACAAGACCGAGGACAGCGTGCGCCACGCCGGCGAAGCGGCCCAGGCGCTGGAGTCGATCACCCAGGCGGTGTCGGTGATCAACGACATGAACACCCAGATCGCCAGCGCCGCCGAGGAGCAGAGCGCGGTGGCCGAGGACATCAACCGCAACGTCAGCAACATCGGCATGGTCGCCAACCAGGTGGCCGGCGGCGCCGACGAAGCCTCCCAGGCCAGCGCCGAGCTGACCAAGCTGGCCGAGCAGCAGCGCCGGCTGGTGAATCAGTTCAAGGTGTGA
- a CDS encoding SOS response-associated peptidase, protein MTSRYALFRWNRELADSAGFPADLQPQWSVAPGARVLMLREEEGRRQADLARWGLTPAWLKDLSRTPAHARAETIAEQPMFRDAFAQRRCLLPANGFYEWRGVRKRPHWISGGGLICFAGVWEAYPVEGHIYYSVAMLTQAAGEMRRPLILDVQEQAQWLSNQTPMARLLELLQLPQARLREQALANFVNDPACNGPECLTPA, encoded by the coding sequence ATGACCAGCCGTTATGCCCTATTCCGCTGGAACCGCGAGCTTGCCGACAGCGCCGGCTTCCCGGCTGACCTGCAGCCGCAATGGAGCGTTGCGCCCGGCGCGCGGGTGCTGATGCTGCGCGAGGAGGAAGGCCGTCGCCAGGCCGACCTGGCGCGCTGGGGCCTGACCCCGGCCTGGCTGAAGGACCTGTCGCGCACCCCGGCCCATGCCCGCGCGGAAACCATCGCCGAACAGCCGATGTTCCGCGACGCCTTCGCCCAGCGCCGCTGCCTGCTGCCGGCCAACGGCTTCTACGAATGGCGCGGGGTGCGCAAGCGCCCGCACTGGATATCCGGCGGCGGCCTGATCTGTTTTGCCGGGGTGTGGGAGGCTTATCCGGTGGAAGGCCACATCTATTACAGCGTGGCGATGCTGACCCAGGCGGCGGGCGAGATGCGCCGGCCGCTGATCCTCGATGTGCAGGAGCAGGCGCAGTGGCTGTCGAACCAGACGCCCATGGCGCGGCTGCTGGAACTGCTGCAACTGCCCCAGGCACGGCTGCGCGAGCAGGCGCTGGCGAACTTCGTCAACGACCCGGCCTGCAACGGGCCGGAGTGCCTGACGCCCGCCTGA
- a CDS encoding putative signal transducing protein: protein MQRIYEPADLIEAELLGGMLANEGISSHLGGRHLVGGIGELPGLGLLHLWVEDEVAERARELIAAYNAAQPLPGAFDDHEGGPGVLLC, encoded by the coding sequence ATGCAGCGAATCTACGAACCCGCCGACCTGATCGAAGCCGAACTGCTGGGCGGCATGCTGGCCAACGAGGGCATTTCGTCGCACCTGGGCGGCCGCCACCTGGTCGGCGGCATCGGCGAGCTGCCGGGGCTGGGGCTGCTGCACCTGTGGGTGGAGGATGAGGTGGCCGAGCGGGCGCGGGAGCTGATCGCCGCGTACAATGCCGCGCAACCCTTGCCGGGTGCCTTCGATGATCACGAGGGAGGCCCTGGCGTCCTGCTGTGCTGA
- a CDS encoding CPXCG motif-containing cysteine-rich protein, with protein MLESQAYSCPYCGEPAEAVLDLSGGDQSYYEDCPVCCRPILFQLHTDGVEWTLEVQREDD; from the coding sequence ATGCTCGAAAGTCAGGCGTATTCCTGCCCCTATTGCGGCGAGCCGGCCGAGGCCGTGCTCGATCTCTCCGGGGGCGACCAGAGCTACTATGAAGATTGCCCGGTGTGTTGCCGGCCGATCCTGTTCCAGCTTCACACCGATGGTGTGGAGTGGACCCTGGAAGTCCAGCGCGAGGACGACTGA
- a CDS encoding 1-acyl-sn-glycerol-3-phosphate acyltransferase — protein sequence MMGEFEAIRPYNDAEVPAVLQRLLSDDAFLGALARYRFPRLSGPFGWLLRPLIAHRLAREVTGIRSVVALQDKFEPYVDRTIEHATDGVTYSGVERLKSGRAYLFIANHRDIVMDPAFCNYAIFHAKLPTPRIAIGDNLLQKPFVSDLMRLNKSFIVHRSISGRREKLAAYQNLSAYINHSIRNDGQSIWIAQAEGRAKDGDDRTDSAILKMFHMSRKDEPFADVIRELHLIPVSISYEYDPCDAAKARELFTRATTGEYKKAPGEDDRSIVQGITGYKGRVHINFGEEITGNFADAKQLAAELDRQILGNYRLFPVHYLAYEASDLRDAALDVPRAETLFKAEELQRARTEWERRLGECPAEQRGHLILQYANPVLNQYRLKQQA from the coding sequence ATGATGGGCGAGTTCGAAGCCATCCGACCGTACAACGACGCCGAAGTCCCGGCTGTCCTGCAACGCCTGCTGAGCGATGACGCCTTTCTCGGCGCGCTGGCGCGTTACCGTTTCCCGCGTCTGTCCGGACCGTTCGGCTGGCTGCTCAGACCACTTATAGCCCATCGGCTGGCCCGCGAGGTCACCGGCATCCGCAGCGTCGTCGCGCTGCAGGACAAATTCGAGCCCTACGTCGACCGGACCATCGAGCACGCCACCGACGGCGTCACCTACTCCGGCGTCGAGCGCCTGAAATCCGGCCGCGCGTACCTGTTCATCGCCAACCACCGCGACATCGTGATGGACCCGGCCTTCTGCAATTACGCGATCTTCCACGCCAAGCTGCCGACGCCGCGCATCGCCATCGGCGACAACCTGCTGCAGAAGCCCTTCGTCAGCGACCTGATGCGCCTGAACAAGAGCTTCATCGTGCACCGCTCCATCAGCGGCCGCCGCGAGAAGCTGGCGGCGTACCAGAACCTGTCGGCCTACATCAACCACTCGATCAGGAACGACGGCCAGTCGATCTGGATCGCCCAGGCCGAGGGCCGCGCCAAGGACGGTGACGACCGCACCGATTCGGCGATCCTCAAGATGTTCCACATGAGCCGCAAGGACGAGCCGTTCGCCGACGTCATCCGCGAGCTGCACCTGATCCCGGTGTCGATCAGCTACGAGTACGACCCGTGCGATGCCGCCAAGGCCCGCGAGCTGTTCACCCGCGCTACCACCGGCGAGTACAAGAAGGCGCCGGGCGAGGACGATCGCAGCATCGTGCAGGGCATCACCGGCTACAAGGGACGGGTGCACATCAACTTCGGCGAGGAGATCACCGGCAACTTCGCCGACGCCAAGCAGCTCGCCGCCGAACTGGACCGGCAGATCCTCGGCAACTATCGGCTGTTCCCGGTGCACTACCTGGCCTACGAAGCGTCCGACCTGCGCGACGCGGCCCTCGACGTGCCCCGCGCCGAGACCCTGTTCAAGGCCGAGGAACTGCAGCGCGCGCGCACCGAATGGGAGCGTCGCCTGGGCGAATGCCCCGCGGAGCAGCGCGGCCATCTCATCCTGCAGTACGCCAACCCGGTGCTGAACCAGTACCGGCTCAAGCAGCAGGCATGA
- a CDS encoding YajG family lipoprotein, which translates to MLPRLLLGFIAAASLTLTGCALSPQQLNPTPEFKGPVAAVGQGQPVVVRVVDGRPSTALGTRGGLYSETSQLTVRSEDVIPKLQLQAETAVRLLGFTPSANAYNAPQLTLTLSELKYQSPKEGVYVTEADIGATFRADVQSGTRRYSGRYGASTNQRFGMAPNQATNTKLVSDVLSDALTRVFKDPTIGQTLNQR; encoded by the coding sequence ATGCTGCCTCGCCTGTTGCTCGGCTTTATCGCTGCCGCCAGCCTGACCTTGACCGGCTGCGCCCTCAGCCCGCAACAACTCAACCCGACGCCCGAATTCAAGGGGCCGGTCGCCGCCGTTGGCCAGGGCCAGCCGGTGGTGGTGCGTGTCGTCGACGGTCGCCCGAGCACCGCGCTGGGCACCCGGGGCGGCCTGTATTCGGAAACCAGTCAGCTGACCGTGCGCAGCGAAGACGTGATTCCCAAGCTGCAGCTGCAGGCCGAGACCGCCGTGCGCCTGCTGGGCTTCACCCCGTCGGCCAACGCCTACAACGCGCCGCAGCTGACCCTGACCCTGTCCGAGCTGAAGTACCAGTCGCCGAAAGAAGGCGTGTACGTCACCGAGGCCGATATCGGCGCCACCTTCCGCGCCGACGTGCAGAGCGGCACCCGTCGCTACAGTGGCCGTTACGGCGCTTCCACCAACCAGCGCTTCGGCATGGCGCCCAACCAGGCGACCAACACCAAGCTGGTGAGCGACGTGCTCAGCGATGCGCTGACCCGCGTGTTCAAAGACCCGACCATCGGCCAGACGCTGAACCAGCGCTGA
- the mqo gene encoding malate dehydrogenase (quinone) — translation MAQNEIESMDVLLVGAGIMSATLAVLLKEVDPGVKLEIVELQESGAVESSNPWNNAGTGHAGLCELNYTPQAADGSIDIKKAVNINAQFEVSKQFWAYLTGKDAFGAPRNFINPVPHMSFVRGKDIPFLKKRFELLSQHHAFASMEYTEDRAKIADWAPLTMPGRPADEQVAMTRVESGTDVNFGALTNQLLGYLASREGSEVRYFQKVVGLQRNGDGWLVDIKNTQTGDARKVKAKFVFLGAGGGALPLLQMSGIPESKGFGGFPVSGQWLRCDNPEVVKQHQAKVYSQAEVGAPPMSVPHLDTRVVEGKTSLLFGPYAGFSTKFLRHGSFLDLPLSVRTSNLLPMLAVARDNMDLTRYLVKEVMQSMDQRIEALRKFYPQLNPADWRLETAGQRVQIIKKDPKKGGILQFGTELVAAQDGSIAALLGASPGASVTVSIMLGLLERCFPERYKSAEWTAKLKEIFPAREKQLETDAAAYREVNQMTADRLQIVAAS, via the coding sequence ATGGCGCAGAACGAAATCGAATCGATGGACGTGCTGCTGGTCGGCGCCGGCATCATGAGCGCAACCCTGGCTGTCCTGCTCAAGGAAGTCGATCCGGGCGTCAAGCTCGAGATCGTCGAACTGCAGGAGTCCGGGGCCGTCGAGAGTTCCAACCCGTGGAACAACGCCGGCACCGGTCACGCCGGCCTCTGCGAGCTGAACTACACGCCGCAGGCGGCCGACGGCTCGATCGACATCAAGAAGGCGGTGAACATCAACGCCCAGTTCGAGGTGTCCAAGCAGTTCTGGGCCTACCTGACCGGGAAGGACGCCTTCGGCGCGCCGCGCAACTTCATCAATCCCGTTCCGCACATGAGCTTCGTGCGCGGCAAGGACATTCCGTTCCTGAAGAAGCGCTTCGAGCTGCTCAGCCAGCACCACGCCTTCGCCTCGATGGAATACACCGAGGACCGCGCGAAGATCGCCGACTGGGCCCCGCTGACCATGCCCGGCCGCCCGGCCGACGAGCAGGTGGCGATGACCCGCGTGGAAAGCGGCACCGATGTCAACTTCGGCGCCCTGACCAACCAACTGCTGGGCTATCTCGCCAGCCGCGAAGGCAGCGAAGTCCGCTACTTCCAGAAGGTCGTGGGCCTGCAGCGCAACGGTGACGGCTGGCTGGTGGACATCAAGAACACCCAGACCGGCGACGCCCGCAAGGTCAAGGCGAAGTTCGTCTTCCTCGGCGCCGGCGGCGGCGCGCTGCCGCTGCTGCAGATGTCCGGCATCCCGGAAAGCAAGGGCTTCGGCGGCTTCCCGGTGAGCGGCCAGTGGCTGCGCTGCGACAACCCCGAGGTGGTCAAGCAGCACCAGGCCAAGGTCTACAGCCAGGCCGAAGTGGGCGCCCCGCCGATGTCCGTGCCGCACCTGGACACCCGTGTGGTAGAGGGCAAGACCTCCCTGCTGTTCGGCCCCTACGCCGGATTCTCCACCAAGTTCCTGCGCCACGGTTCGTTCCTCGACCTGCCGCTCTCGGTGCGCACCAGCAACCTGCTGCCGATGCTCGCCGTGGCCCGCGACAACATGGACCTCACCCGCTACCTGGTGAAGGAAGTCATGCAGTCCATGGACCAGCGTATCGAAGCCCTGCGCAAGTTCTACCCGCAGCTGAATCCGGCCGACTGGCGTCTGGAAACCGCCGGCCAGCGCGTGCAGATCATCAAGAAGGACCCGAAGAAAGGCGGCATCCTGCAGTTCGGTACCGAACTGGTGGCGGCCCAGGACGGCAGCATCGCCGCCCTGCTCGGTGCCTCGCCGGGCGCCTCGGTCACCGTGTCGATCATGCTGGGCCTGCTGGAGCGCTGCTTCCCCGAGCGCTACAAGTCGGCCGAGTGGACCGCGAAGCTCAAGGAGATCTTCCCGGCCCGCGAGAAGCAGCTGGAGACCGACGCCGCGGCCTACCGCGAAGTCAACCAGATGACCGCCGACCGCCTGCAGATCGTCGCCGCGTCCTGA
- a CDS encoding VOC family protein: protein MHVQPYLFFHGRADEAIAFYQRAVGAQLGALMRFEEAPGPSPVPDGWLDKVMHASLQIGETEVFLSDGRGEHNAAFNGFSLHLTLRSVVAAEKAFAALAEEGRVETPLEKTFWAQRFGMLTDRFGVGWMVSCQ, encoded by the coding sequence GTGCACGTACAGCCCTATCTGTTTTTCCATGGTCGCGCCGATGAGGCCATTGCCTTCTACCAGCGCGCGGTGGGCGCGCAACTGGGGGCGCTGATGCGCTTCGAAGAGGCACCGGGCCCGTCGCCGGTGCCCGATGGCTGGCTGGACAAGGTGATGCACGCCAGCCTGCAGATCGGCGAGACGGAAGTCTTCTTGTCCGATGGCCGCGGCGAGCACAACGCCGCCTTCAATGGCTTCTCCCTGCACCTCACGCTGCGCAGCGTGGTCGCCGCGGAAAAGGCATTCGCCGCCCTGGCGGAGGAAGGGCGCGTGGAGACGCCGCTGGAGAAGACCTTCTGGGCGCAACGCTTCGGCATGCTCACCGACCGGTTCGGCGTCGGCTGGATGGTCAGTTGCCAGTGA
- a CDS encoding PA4642 family protein, which translates to MRKDKKQVIGEEINDDAIKLFLDVEPADDTPASLHKLVKAYRGLRIDDFERFVGFFVEAGYDLSAKDAQGQDFIALIQDQRQAEPYIEVIKAARG; encoded by the coding sequence ATGCGTAAAGACAAGAAGCAGGTGATTGGCGAAGAGATCAACGACGACGCCATCAAGCTGTTCCTCGACGTGGAACCGGCCGATGACACTCCGGCGTCCCTGCACAAGCTGGTCAAGGCCTACCGCGGCCTGCGCATCGACGACTTCGAGCGCTTCGTCGGCTTCTTCGTCGAGGCCGGCTACGACCTGTCCGCCAAGGATGCCCAGGGCCAGGATTTCATCGCCCTGATCCAGGACCAGCGCCAGGCCGAGCCGTACATCGAGGTGATCAAGGCCGCTCGCGGCTGA